The Clostridia bacterium genome includes the window GGAATATAAAGGTTATCACGCAACAGTTGAATACGATTACGATGATAAAATCCTTGTAGGTAAAGTTTACGGTCTTTCTGACTCATTAAACTTTCACGGTTCTTCAGATGATATAGAAAATATGTTTCATCAAACCGTAGATAATTATTTAGACTTTTGCGAAAGCATCGGAAAAACACCGGAAAAAGAATACAGCGGTGTTTTCAACGTAAGAACATCTTCCGACTTACACAAACGTTTGTCAGAATTTGCCCTTAAAAACGATATGACGATAAACGCTGTAGTAAACGATGCATTGGAAATTCATTTGCAAGAAAAAAGCGAAAAACATAGTACTATCCCTTATACAATACTACCTATGTTATTTGACACTAGCAAATATCAAAAAAACAACACATCAATTCAGACGAAAGGAAGCTTTAGCTATGATAGCAACTTTAAAACAATATGCCATCAATAAAAATTTCATAGAAATAAAACCTGCCGACAATGGAAGTGCCAAGCTGAGCGTAGAAGTTAATACAAAAATAAACCCACCAAAGTCTAAAGAGGATAACAAAACTGCGCATTTCAAGCTTGATGTAAACATCAGAAGCATAGAAAACGAAATGATTGCAATCTCACTTGAAATGAATTGCTTGTTTGAATTTGACGCACCACCAAAAGAATACAACGATAAAGTGTCCCAGGAATGTGCATCTGTTGCATTGCCGGAGCTTTCAGCAGTTCTCGACGGCACACTTCAACTTATGAAGTACCCTCCAATTGAACTGTGGAAAAACTTAGAGCCTCAAAATCAATAATATATGTTCATAGCAGTAACCCTCCCACTATCCGGGAATCGGCGAGCCTTTGAGCTTTTTGTTAAAAAAAACAACCCCCGGTACTGCAATACCGAGGATTGTAATAAATAGAGTGCATATAGATATACACACTAATACCAACAAAAGTATATCACATTGCACTCTACTTTGTCAACCCAAATTTATGCAAAGGAGTGCTGTATTATGAAAAGAAGAGCAGACGGCAGATGGAAAAAAGCTGTAACCATTAACGGCAAACGCAAAACCTTCTACTCCACCGCAAAAACCGAAAAGCAAGCCGAACGGGACCTCTTGCAGCAGATTATGAATTTTAACGAAGCAGAGGAACGCGGCGCGCTGTTTGTAGAGGTTGCAGACAAATGGGAACGGGACCACCTTCCCAAACTTGCCCACAGTACGGCTGAAGGCTACAAGTCTCTGATTGCGTTTGCAATGAAATATTTTGAATACGCTTACATAAAAGATATAAGACCAATTCACATAAAGCAATTCATGCAGAAGAAAATCAACCAAGGCTATTCCGCAAAACGTGTAGAACACCAAATGTCTGTTCTTGGCATGATTTTAAAATATGCTTGTATCGAAGGCTACATCACAGATAACCCTGCACAATATATAACCGTTCCGAAAGGACTTCCAAAAAAGCCAAGAACCATTCCGAACAAGCAGGAGATGGAAACAGTTAAAATCAGCACAGATGCACCATTCGGTCTAATCGCATATACCCTTTTACATCTTGGTTTACGCAAAGGCGAACTCCTTGCTTTAGAAGCCACAGACATCGACCGAAAAAACAATCGTGTCCATATAAACAAATCTGTATACTTCAAAGGCAACGCACCATATATCAAACGTCCAAAAACGCCCGCAGGAGAACGAACAGTTATTCTCCCTGAGTGTTTAAAGGAAGTTTTACCAAAACAGCATATCGGGTTGATTTTCCGCGGCAAAAACGGGCTCATGACACACTCAGAGTTCCAAAGCGGATGGAAAAGCTACCAAAAGTCAACCGGATTGAATATAACACCGCATCAGCTCCGTCATGCGTACGCAAGCTATATCTTGCACGATTCTAAAATCGACGTAAAGACAGCCCAGTACCTGATGGGACACGCGGACATCTCCACCACTCAAAACATCTATACCCAAATCACAGAACAAGCATTGAGTGATGCAAGCCAACTGATTAGCGCACACCTTGAAGGTCAAAATGGTGTCAGCACCGCTACAGCCGACTAATATAGCCAAAGCTATAGTGTTCGACTCCCCGGTGGTTCACCAAAAAGAAGACACCTGTTAAGGTGTCTTTTCTTTTTGGTGAATTTTGTTCGAAGTCGAACCCCGGACGAGGGGCGCGAGCCCGAAGCGCTGCCGGTGGCAGATGAAGCGAGGCGCTCGCGGCGCAGCAACCAAAATTGCGCCCGATGAGGGCAAGCAATTTTGTGCGTTGCAAGAGGGCTTTGTTCGCTCAATCCAATATGAGGGCTACTCCGAAACACCTGTTAAGGTGTCTTTTTTGTTTGGTGATTATTCGAAGTCGAACCCCGGACGAGGGGCGCGAGCCCGAAGCGCTACCGGTGGCAGATGAAGCAAGGTGCTCGCGGCGCAGCAACCAAAATTGCGCCCGATGAGGGCAAGCAATTTTGTGCGTTGCAAGAGGGCTTTGTTCGCTCAATCCAATATGAGGGCTACTCCGGAACACCTTTTAAGGCGTCTTTTCTTTTTAGCACAAAAACCACCTTACCGTCACAGTAAGGTGGTTTATCTTAAGAATGATACAATATATCCATTTCCGGTAATGCCTCCATAATCGGAACACCCTCGATTTTACATTTTTTTAAGAATGTTTTACAATCTTGAAAAATCTCATCACTTGAGGAATTTTGTTTTCCAATCACAATCCCATCCGGTGTCCATGCCAAAACTGTGTACATTTCTCCACGAAAAGAAAATTCAATATCCGCGCCCTCGTCTATTAAGTTAATCAATTCGTTCTTTTCAATAATCATAGCAGGTCACTCCAATCTGAATTCTGTTTCCGAAAAATAGTCGGCAGAGCCTCTCCGCTTCGGTCAATGGATTTTATTTTCTTCTCTGAATGAAATAAATCAGCAATTCCAATATCAAAAACACGGGAATAAGCCACACTATTGTGTCGAGCACGTCGGTCATACCGAACCAGGAACAAACCAAATATGCTACGCAAAAGCCGATACCTAAGACGCGAATGATATAAACAAAGATGTTTTTATTCATCTTTTTTTCCTCGTTTTCGCGTTTTGCAAGATCTTGTTCCAATTCCAGTAGCTTGCAATTTCGCAGCAGCGCTGCAAAACGGTTCACCACCACCACAATACCAACTATATATCCTGTATCAAACGTCTCTTTGAAAGCAGCAAGTACAATCAAGCCTACCCCAATCAGCATCCAGAGTACATTTACAAGGATTCTGTATTTAATCTTGTTTTTGAAGGTCATTTTTTTCGTGCTCCATTCATTTCTTCTTATTTTAACTGTACCACAGTAACGCCCAGGTCACCCTCGCCAAATCTGCCGAGGCGGAATTCCTCCACTCTGCGGTTGCATTTTAAAGCATCGTGAATCGCCTGACGCAATGCACCCGTGCCTTTGCCGTGCACGATGGTTACGGTTTTTAAGTTTGCTACCACCGCATCGTCAATAAACCGTTCCATTTCCGCAACCCCTTCTTCTGCAAACTTACCGCGGATATCCAGTTCGGGACTTATCACCTGGGATTTGCCCAAAGTAGAATGGTTTACCGAATAGCGCTTTGCCACTTCTGCGCCCGTATCCTCTTTGGCTTCCCGCAGGGACGAAAGGGGAACGGTGATTTTTAAAATACCCGTCTGGACAGTAACATTTCCTTTTTTATCGGGCAATGCTAAAACGGTGCCCTCGGTATCGGTATCCACCACATACACACGCATACCCGGAATAAGCTTTTGCGGTACAGCACCCGGTGCCTGCGGTTTTTTCTTCTGAATTTTTTTGGACAGACCGCCACTCTTTTCCCGAAGCTCTTTGCGGATGCGCTCCAATTCCTGCTGGGCTTCCTTTTGCTTTTCGGCAGCTCTTAATGCCTTTACCTCGTCCAGCATGGCAGCAACCTCAGCCTCTGCATCCTCGATAATTTTCTGCGCCTTTTGCATGGCTTCCTTTTCGATGCGGATTTTTTCCTTTTCCAGACGGTTATAGGTCTTTTCCACACTCGCCTGCTGATCCGCCGCTTTCTGGGACAGCTCTTCTGCCCGAAGCTGTTCCGCTTCAGTCTGCTGTCTGTTTTGTTCAAGCTCTTTTAAAACATCCTCGAATTTTACATTTTCACCCGAGAGATAGTCTTCTGCCTGCTCTAAAATTTTCTTATCCAGACCCAGCTTTTCGGATATGGCAAAGGCGTTGGATTTGCCCGGCATGCCGATGTTTAACTGATAAGTGGGTCGGAGGGTTTCTACATCAAAGGCACAGGAGGCGTTTTGCACTCTGTCCTCTGTCATGGCATACAGCTTCAGCTCGCTGTAATGGGTAGTTGCCACCGTTTTAGCACCTTTTTTGCGCACATGCTCTAAAATGGACATGGCAAGTGCTGCGCCCTCGGTGGGGTCTGTGCCTGCGCCAAGCTCGTCAAACAAAACAAGGCTTCCGCGACCTGCAAATTTTACAATTTTTACAATGTTGGTCATGTGTGCCGAAAAAGTACTTAAGCTTTGTTCGATAGACTGCTCATCCCCGATGTCTGCAAAAATTTTACGGAACACCGAAATCTCTGCGTTATCGGCTGCAGGAATCAAGAGACCGCTTTGCGCCATCAGACACAAAAGCCCGAAGGTTTTTAAGGATACCGTTTTACCGCCCGTGTTGGGACCCGTGATTACCAAGGTATCAAAATCATCCCCTAAGCGGATGTCGATGGGTACCGCTTTTTTGGGGTCTAACAAGGGATGTCTTGCCTTTTTGATGTTTAAAACGCCTTTATCGTTCACTTTCGGCTTTACGCCGTTGTAATCGAGGGCATATTTCCCCTTGGCAAAGGCAAAGTCCAGCTTGATAAGTGCTTCAATATTGACCAAGATATCTTCACCGCAATCTGCAACACGCTGCGAAAACATCTGTAAGATACGTTCGATTTCGTATTTTTCCTTTTGTTCTTCCTGTTTTAGCTTGTTATTGGTTTCCACCACCGCCATAGGCTCGATAAAAAGGGTCGCACCTGTAGAAGAGGTGTCGTGTACTAACCCCGGCACGTCGCCCTTATGCTCTGCCTTTACCGGCACAACAAATCTGCCGTTTCGGGTGGTAATTAACGCTTCCTGCAGGAATTTGGCGTTTCCGCCCGAAATAAAGCCGTTTAAGGTGTCGCGCACCTTGTTGCCCAACTGACGGATGGTACGGCGGATGGACAAAAGCTCACTTGAGGCGTTGTCTGCCATTTCTTCTTCATTTAATATAGAGGAAGTGATGTCCGCTTCTAAGGTATCAAAGGGTAAAATATCGCGGATATAGCCTGCAAGCACAGGAAATTCTTCAATTCCCTCGCCGTAGCCGTGGTAGGCTTTGCCGCAAGACAAAACCCTTGCGATATCCAGAAGCTCTTTCATGGACAGCACACCGCCCGACATGGCACGCTTGATGCTTGCGGTCTGACCTTTGACCGCGCAATGGGGCGGAGACGCAAATTTCAACAGACATTTTAATGCCTGGTCGGTTTCGGAAAGGGATTCCTCCACCAAATAAAGGTCTGTTTCAGGCTTTAAGCCAAGAACCTTCTCCTTGACCGAGTCGCCCGTCGCAAAGGTTTCCAATTTTTGTAAAACCTTATCAAATTCCAATGTTCTTAAAACCTTGTCATTCATTTTCTGTAATCCTCACATAAATCCTTAAGGCTCACGGCAGTCGCTTTGCCGATTGCCAATTGTTTCATAAATAAGACTGCTTTTTTATAGCTTCCGCAAAAGGGCACGGTTTGTTGCAAAAGAATGCCTTTCTGCTGCGTGATGCCCACCGTCAGAGGTGTGCCTTTTTGTACATAATAACAAATATTGCCCGTTTTCGGTGTGCTTGCTGTGCCGACGATATGTTTTTGCATACACTCAACTCCCTTAAAAAACAGAGTATCAAGTTTGATTTTCCGTTTCAAGAGAATTTTTCAGGCTGTTTTTATATATTTTCTTATGATTTCGGCCGTTTTCTTATTCGGACGCGATTTTTCTTAAGCTTTCTACAGATGCTTTTAAATGTGCGTCTGAGGTAAGGGCATTGTTATAGATTTCAATGATGCAGTCGCCCTTGTAGCCAAAAGCCTTTAAATCGCGGAATACTGCGGAAAAGTCCACATCCCCATCCCCAGGCAGGAGACAGTCGGAGATGTCATTTGCATCCGAGATATGTACGTTTAAAAGGCGGTTCGAAAAAAGCTTTACATATTCAAGATAATTGAAGCCTGCTCTTCGTGCCTGCTTTAAATCCAGGGTGAAGCCTAAATGGGGAGAGGTCAGCTTTGGCAAAACTGCTTTTAAAAATTCTATGTCATGGGTTACGCACCAGCTTACGTTTTCCAAGGCAAGCTTTATGTCATACTCCCCTGCAACGTCTGCAAGGTAGTTGATTTTTTCCGCAAAGCCATCGGCATCAAAGTATTTAGAAAGCATTTCCTTGCGTGCACCGTGGAAGGTATGATATTTAGCACCCAGCAAAAGTGAGGCGCTGAGCACCTTGCGGTAGATGCGTTCGGCATCGGTTACACGCCTTTGGTAATCCGAGAACAAAAACGGCTCGTGCTGTGCCACAAACGAATGCACCGAAACCACCTTTATGCCTGAAGTATCCAGTTTTTCTTTTAACGCCAGACAGAATTCCGGCGCATATTCCGATTCGGAATTTAAAAACACCTCTGCCGTATTGACGCCGATTGCCTGCAGGCGGGCAGGGATATTTTCCGTAAGCTCCGGATAAAAGCATGCCGTTGAAACACCGATTTCCATAATTTTTACTACCTCTTCCATTATTTCAGCATTGTATTACACCATACATCTATGCTACTATTTAAGTATAGCATACATTCCAAAAAAAAGAAAGGGGATTTAAAAATTTTGCGTATACTTTTTTCTCATATAAATAAATTAAAAGGCTTTTCTAAATTTGCCTATCTTTTTTCCACCTCGGTGGCATTGTTTATTCTTCTGTTCTGCCTTGTGCTTCGGTTTGTACTCCCTTTAAGCACTTCCTTTTTGTTTATCGCCCGGGAAACCATTATAACCGCGGCAGGCATCTTTCTGATTGGCTTAATTATTTCTGTTTTTGCCCGATTTGCACAAAAACCAACCGATTGAGGTTGGTTTTTTCTGTGTTTTTGTTATTTTTTTCTGTGAAACTATTGACTTTTTTGGTTTTTTGTTGTAAACTTGTATATGAAGGAGAATGAGAAAATCTATGGTATCTATGATAATCTGTGATTTGGACGGCACTTTGCTTCCCAAAAACGCAAAAAATCTACAACCGAATATTTTAGATGCTTTAGACAGCTTTTCCGAAAAAGGGATTGCCCTTTGCATTGCAACAGGCAGAAGCTATGTGCAGGTTAAACGGATGTTTGAAGGCTTAAAGCATCCTGCCTATTTCATCTGCTCGGACGGTGGCATTACAGTATATAAAGAAGAAACCCTTTTAAAATTTCCGATTGCCTTTGACAAAACAGACTATCCCACAGCCATTGGCTACGGCAAATATATCGCCTATGCCTCCTGCGGGAACAAGCCCTTTTACCGACAGGCTAAGGCAGACTATAACGGGCATGTACTTCCCCTTTGTGAATGCAGGGATGAAATCTATAAGGTGGCGGTTAAAAACGCACCCTTAAAA containing:
- a CDS encoding type II toxin-antitoxin system HicB family antitoxin, with protein sequence MSKMLEYKGYHATVEYDYDDKILVGKVYGLSDSLNFHGSSDDIENMFHQTVDNYLDFCESIGKTPEKEYSGVFNVRTSSDLHKRLSEFALKNDMTINAVVNDALEIHLQEKSEKHSTIPYTILPMLFDTSKYQKNNTSIQTKGSFSYDSNFKTICHQ
- a CDS encoding site-specific integrase, whose protein sequence is MKRRADGRWKKAVTINGKRKTFYSTAKTEKQAERDLLQQIMNFNEAEERGALFVEVADKWERDHLPKLAHSTAEGYKSLIAFAMKYFEYAYIKDIRPIHIKQFMQKKINQGYSAKRVEHQMSVLGMILKYACIEGYITDNPAQYITVPKGLPKKPRTIPNKQEMETVKISTDAPFGLIAYTLLHLGLRKGELLALEATDIDRKNNRVHINKSVYFKGNAPYIKRPKTPAGERTVILPECLKEVLPKQHIGLIFRGKNGLMTHSEFQSGWKSYQKSTGLNITPHQLRHAYASYILHDSKIDVKTAQYLMGHADISTTQNIYTQITEQALSDASQLISAHLEGQNGVSTATAD
- a CDS encoding endonuclease MutS2, with the protein product MNDKVLRTLEFDKVLQKLETFATGDSVKEKVLGLKPETDLYLVEESLSETDQALKCLLKFASPPHCAVKGQTASIKRAMSGGVLSMKELLDIARVLSCGKAYHGYGEGIEEFPVLAGYIRDILPFDTLEADITSSILNEEEMADNASSELLSIRRTIRQLGNKVRDTLNGFISGGNAKFLQEALITTRNGRFVVPVKAEHKGDVPGLVHDTSSTGATLFIEPMAVVETNNKLKQEEQKEKYEIERILQMFSQRVADCGEDILVNIEALIKLDFAFAKGKYALDYNGVKPKVNDKGVLNIKKARHPLLDPKKAVPIDIRLGDDFDTLVITGPNTGGKTVSLKTFGLLCLMAQSGLLIPAADNAEISVFRKIFADIGDEQSIEQSLSTFSAHMTNIVKIVKFAGRGSLVLFDELGAGTDPTEGAALAMSILEHVRKKGAKTVATTHYSELKLYAMTEDRVQNASCAFDVETLRPTYQLNIGMPGKSNAFAISEKLGLDKKILEQAEDYLSGENVKFEDVLKELEQNRQQTEAEQLRAEELSQKAADQQASVEKTYNRLEKEKIRIEKEAMQKAQKIIEDAEAEVAAMLDEVKALRAAEKQKEAQQELERIRKELREKSGGLSKKIQKKKPQAPGAVPQKLIPGMRVYVVDTDTEGTVLALPDKKGNVTVQTGILKITVPLSSLREAKEDTGAEVAKRYSVNHSTLGKSQVISPELDIRGKFAEEGVAEMERFIDDAVVANLKTVTIVHGKGTGALRQAIHDALKCNRRVEEFRLGRFGEGDLGVTVVQLK
- a CDS encoding sugar phosphate isomerase/epimerase; this translates as MEIGVSTACFYPELTENIPARLQAIGVNTAEVFLNSESEYAPEFCLALKEKLDTSGIKVVSVHSFVAQHEPFLFSDYQRRVTDAERIYRKVLSASLLLGAKYHTFHGARKEMLSKYFDADGFAEKINYLADVAGEYDIKLALENVSWCVTHDIEFLKAVLPKLTSPHLGFTLDLKQARRAGFNYLEYVKLFSNRLLNVHISDANDISDCLLPGDGDVDFSAVFRDLKAFGYKGDCIIEIYNNALTSDAHLKASVESLRKIASE
- a CDS encoding HAD-IIB family hydrolase, encoding MVSMIICDLDGTLLPKNAKNLQPNILDALDSFSEKGIALCIATGRSYVQVKRMFEGLKHPAYFICSDGGITVYKEETLLKFPIAFDKTDYPTAIGYGKYIAYASCGNKPFYRQAKADYNGHVLPLCECRDEIYKVAVKNAPLKEIPGLKRIYKDATWQEYISPETDKGVALSALQKKLGIKKEETYIFGDGLNDIPMTPYGKSFLIGNGFPGWQNHFEQKYKDFMTAIKEVTL